Proteins co-encoded in one Nematostella vectensis chromosome 15, jaNemVect1.1, whole genome shotgun sequence genomic window:
- the LOC116616200 gene encoding cyclic GMP-AMP synthase-like isoform X6 translates to MYGRDSESESEGYPDDNDISYSPDGIDESVFEMHRSDSESESEGYPDINDTSYSPDGIDESAFEMYGRDSESESEGYPDDNDISYSPDEMFEIDSESCDDSEICRKRKRKNPGKQINVLTPKELRHFFAQRKISKSSRKWARSTSNKFLSELRVHLNRLCSSRRSGCVFSHFEYTGSFYENLKTDHADELDIMVAFKANLSHLEIVEDRPGYVKLRQRIEGQFVSEGKNRVLQKGYLSPVLVCNWFFGLIQHALNKITIPGLQCTAGNKKGPAATLNVQATDKELDIDLVPALLFKDDKEKEGIEKRVRHYVAKPTADDELLWRNSFSLDEKRKLYNIDKKDKGCRHEVIRIAKSIRLKDIPLHHLSSYHIKTVFFHYNFGKEDLDWSKDKVVDRFIGLLQLLRDYVSKQNLPSYYIPRLNLFENFDKELLRSIEGRLSELIKPQSAYKRRKLLALPLHSSQEKGE, encoded by the exons ATGTATGGAAGGGACAGTGAATCAGAAAGTGAGGGATATCCAGATGATAACGACATCAGTTATTCACCTGATG GAATCGATGAAAGTGTTTTTGAAATGCATCGAAGTGACAGTGAATCAGAAAGTGAGGGATATCCAGATATTAACGACACCAGTTATTCACCTGATG GAATCGATGAAAGTGCTTTTGAAATGTATGGAAGGGACAGTGAATCAGAAAGTGAGGGATATCCAGATGATAACGACATCAGTTATTCACCTGAT gAAATGTTTGAAATAGACAGTGAATCATGTGATGATTCCG AGATAtgcagaaaaagaaaacgcaAAAACCCAGGCAAGCAAATCAACGTCTTGACACCAAAGGAGTTaagacatttttttgctcaaaGGAAAATTTCCAAATCTTCAAGAAAATGGGCGCGATCCACATCGAACAAATTCCTTTCAGAACTTCGTGTCCACTTGAATCGTCTCTGTAGTAGCCGTCGGTCCGGATGCGTGTTCAGCCATTTTGAATACACCGGAAGCTTTTACGAGAACTTGAAAACGGATCATGCGGACGAGCTTGACATAATGGTTGCTTTCAAAGCCAACTTAAGTCATCTAGAGATCGTCGAGGACCGCCCTGGCTACGTAAAGCTGCGGCAACGTATTGAAGGGCAGTTTGTATCAGAGGGTAAAAATCGTGTATTGCAGAAGGGGTATTTGAGTCCTGTTCTCGTGTGCAATTGGTTCTTCGGTTTGATACAGCACGCATTGAATAAAATTACGATTCCAGGTCTACAATGCACAGCGGGAAACAAGAAAGGACCTGCGGCAACACTAAATGTTCAAGCGACTGATAAAGAACTTGACATTGATCTTGTTCCTGCGCTATTGTTCAAGGATGACAAGGAGAAGGAAGGTATTGAGAAGAGGGTGAGACATTACGTAGCCAAACCCACAGCCGATGACGAACTTCTCTGGAGAAACTCATTTTCTCTGGATGAAAAAAGAAAGTTGTATAACATAGATAAGAAGGATAAGGGATGTCGGCATGAAGTAATACGGATAGCAAAGTCTATCAGACTCAAAGATATCCCGCTCCATCACCTTTCCTCTTACCACATTAAAACCGTCTTCTTTCATTATAATTTCGGAAAGGAGGATTTGGACTGGAGCAAGGATAAGGTTGTAGATCGGTTCATTGGTTTGTTGCAACTCCTGCGGGACTACGTGAGTAAACAGAATCTACCGAGTTATTACATCCCAAGGTTgaatttgtttgaaaattttgACAAGGAATTGCTTAGAAGCATTGAAGGCAGATTATCGGAGCTCATTAAACCACAAAGTGCTTATAAGCGACGTAAACTGCTTGCATTACCTCTCCATAGTTCACAAGAAAAAGGAGAGTAA
- the LOC116616200 gene encoding cyclic GMP-AMP synthase-like isoform X7, whose amino-acid sequence MNRSDSESESEGYPDDNDTSYSPDGIDESVFEMHRSDSESESEGYPDINDTSYSPDGIDESAFEMYGRDSESESEGYPDDNDISYSPDEMFEIDSESCDDSEICRKRKRKNPGKQINVLTPKELRHFFAQRKISKSSRKWARSTSNKFLSELRVHLNRLCSSRRSGCVFSHFEYTGSFYENLKTDHADELDIMVAFKANLSHLEIVEDRPGYVKLRQRIEGQFVSEGKNRVLQKGYLSPVLVCNWFFGLIQHALNKITIPGLQCTAGNKKGPAATLNVQATDKELDIDLVPALLFKDDKEKEGIEKRVRHYVAKPTADDELLWRNSFSLDEKRKLYNIDKKDKGCRHEVIRIAKSIRLKDIPLHHLSSYHIKTVFFHYNFGKEDLDWSKDKVVDRFIGLLQLLRDYVSKQNLPSYYIPRLNLFENFDKELLRSIEGRLSELIKPQSAYKRRKLLALPLHSSQEKGE is encoded by the exons GAATCGATGAAAGTGTTTTTGAAATGCATCGAAGTGACAGTGAATCAGAAAGTGAGGGATATCCAGATATTAACGACACCAGTTATTCACCTGATG GAATCGATGAAAGTGCTTTTGAAATGTATGGAAGGGACAGTGAATCAGAAAGTGAGGGATATCCAGATGATAACGACATCAGTTATTCACCTGAT gAAATGTTTGAAATAGACAGTGAATCATGTGATGATTCCG AGATAtgcagaaaaagaaaacgcaAAAACCCAGGCAAGCAAATCAACGTCTTGACACCAAAGGAGTTaagacatttttttgctcaaaGGAAAATTTCCAAATCTTCAAGAAAATGGGCGCGATCCACATCGAACAAATTCCTTTCAGAACTTCGTGTCCACTTGAATCGTCTCTGTAGTAGCCGTCGGTCCGGATGCGTGTTCAGCCATTTTGAATACACCGGAAGCTTTTACGAGAACTTGAAAACGGATCATGCGGACGAGCTTGACATAATGGTTGCTTTCAAAGCCAACTTAAGTCATCTAGAGATCGTCGAGGACCGCCCTGGCTACGTAAAGCTGCGGCAACGTATTGAAGGGCAGTTTGTATCAGAGGGTAAAAATCGTGTATTGCAGAAGGGGTATTTGAGTCCTGTTCTCGTGTGCAATTGGTTCTTCGGTTTGATACAGCACGCATTGAATAAAATTACGATTCCAGGTCTACAATGCACAGCGGGAAACAAGAAAGGACCTGCGGCAACACTAAATGTTCAAGCGACTGATAAAGAACTTGACATTGATCTTGTTCCTGCGCTATTGTTCAAGGATGACAAGGAGAAGGAAGGTATTGAGAAGAGGGTGAGACATTACGTAGCCAAACCCACAGCCGATGACGAACTTCTCTGGAGAAACTCATTTTCTCTGGATGAAAAAAGAAAGTTGTATAACATAGATAAGAAGGATAAGGGATGTCGGCATGAAGTAATACGGATAGCAAAGTCTATCAGACTCAAAGATATCCCGCTCCATCACCTTTCCTCTTACCACATTAAAACCGTCTTCTTTCATTATAATTTCGGAAAGGAGGATTTGGACTGGAGCAAGGATAAGGTTGTAGATCGGTTCATTGGTTTGTTGCAACTCCTGCGGGACTACGTGAGTAAACAGAATCTACCGAGTTATTACATCCCAAGGTTgaatttgtttgaaaattttgACAAGGAATTGCTTAGAAGCATTGAAGGCAGATTATCGGAGCTCATTAAACCACAAAGTGCTTATAAGCGACGTAAACTGCTTGCATTACCTCTCCATAGTTCACAAGAAAAAGGAGAGTAA